A window of the Lactuca sativa cultivar Salinas chromosome 5, Lsat_Salinas_v11, whole genome shotgun sequence genome harbors these coding sequences:
- the LOC111897583 gene encoding O-fucosyltransferase 38 gives MVTSRGGSSSSSSFGISSSCCKIFPVKPSSPSSFTILRLFVLLIVFIFIFNFYSRSILEDEENLNLRLPDSVSQQQLSSEKLWETPFSDGLHPCVHPTSRYQAIQGGDNNHYITVRSNGGLNQMRTGIADMVAVSRMMNATLVIPELDKRSFWQDKSIFSDIFDEDHFIDSLKGDVRIIKKLPTELVSVPRARKHFTSWGGLGYYEEMTKLWVDYQVIHVAKSDSRLANNDLPIDIQRLRCRALYHALRFSPSIETLGKKLIERLRSHGGSGRYISLHLRYEKDMLAFSGCTYGLSDAESQELSLLRENTNHWKVKKINSTEQRIAGLCPLTPKEVGIFLEALGYPPSTAIYIAAGEIYGGKTHLSDLTSRFPNLLFKEMIASEEELKIYSNHASQTAALDYMISLESDVFIPTHSGNMARAVEGHRRFLGHRKTITPDRKGLVEIFDKLESGQLKEGVSLQHHVQHLHQTRQGGPRKRESAPDGIKGRARYKAEESFYQNPYPECICASKKTTKIT, from the exons ATGGTTACCAGTCGAGGAGGGAGTTCATCGTCGTCTTCTTTCGGGATATCTTCATCCTGCTGTAAAATCTTTCCAGTGAAACCATCATCTCCATCGTCATTCACAATTCTTCGCTTGTTCGTACTCTTGATCGTGTTCATTTTCATATTCAATTTCTATAGTAGAAGCATTTTAGAGGATGAAGAAAATCTAAATCTGCGATTACCAGACTCTGTATCTCAACAACAG CTGTCTAGTGAAAAACTTTGGGAAACCCCTTTTAGTGATGGCTTACATCCGTGTGTACATCCTACATCTAGATATCAAG CTATTCAAGGAggagataataatcattatatcaCCGTAAGAAGCAATGGCGGACTGAATCAAATGCGTACTGGT atTGCTGATATGGTAGCAGTGTCAAGGATGATGAATGCAACCCTAGTTATCCCTGAACTTGATAAACGCTCATTCTGGCAAGACAAAAG TATATTTTCAGATATCTTTGATGAGGACCATTTCATTGATAGCTTAAAAGGGGATGTGAGAATCATAAAGAAGCTTCCTACTGAGTTGGTTTCTGTTCCTCGAGCAAGGAAGCACTTCACATCTTGGGGTGGTTTAGGTTACTATGAGGAGATGACTAAATTATGGGTGGATTATCAG GTGATTCATGTTGCAAAATCAGATTCTAGACTTGCAAACAATGATCTACCTATTGATATTCAGAGATTGCGATGTCGTGCTCTTTATCATGCTCTTCGATTTTCTCCCTCTATTGAAACCCTTGGAAAG AAGCTAATTGAACGGCTGAGATCGCATGGGGGAAGTGGAAGATATATTTCTCTGCATCTCAGATATGAGAAGGATATGTTGGCTTTTTCTGGTTGTACATATGGCCTTTCTGATGCTGAATCTCAAGAGCTCAGCTTATTGAG GGAGAACACCAATCACTGGAAAGTAAAGAAAATAAACTCAACAGAGCAAAGAATTGCAGGATTATGTCCATTAACACCCAAAGAGGTTGGGATTTTCCTTGAGGCTCTTGGTTATCCTCCTTCAACAGCTATATATATTGCTGCTGGAGAAATTTACGGTGGTAAAACTCATCTTTCAGACCTCACTTCTCGTTTCCCAAACCTCTTATTCAAG GAAATGATAGCAAGTGAAGAAGAGCTGAAAATATACTCGAATCATGCATCACAAACAGCAGCACTTGATTATATGATTTCTCTTGAGAGCGATGTCTTCATTCCAACACATTCCGGAAACATGGCAAGAGCTGTTGAAGGCCATCGCAGATTTTTAGGCCACCGTAAGACCATTACTCCTGACAG GAAAGGTCTAGTGGAAATATTTGATAAGTTGGAAAGTGGACAACTTAAGGAAGGAGTATCACTGCAACATCATGTTCAGCACTTGCATCAGACAAG GCAAGGCGGTCCAAGGAAAAGAGAGAGTGCACCGGATGGGATTAAAGGAAGAGCGAGGTACAAAGCCGAAGAATCATTTTACCAAAATCCATATCCTGAATGCATATGTGCTTctaaaaaaactacaaaaataacataa